The DNA window TAATTTATGTCATTAATAAAGCACTAAATAATATAGATTTAAAAAATCCACATCATTGTTACAAGGATGAATAAACTTGAAACTTAAAAAGTACACCAAGATATCAGAGTTGGTTATGCATTTCATTTTATTTAGAAATTAATGGAACCAACACCATTATTGCATTGCAAGGGTGATTACTATATTTAATTTTCACCCTCAAAGATTATAATTTCATTCAAGAAACTGGCTTCAATACATacattttgcatgcatgtggatctattgttgctgtcaaattccctACAAACCTTGTCTTTAAGGTCTTGTGCTCCCACACATCTCTTGCAACCACAGTGCTTCCAACAGGAATCCCAATGTCATCCCAGTGAGCGGTTATGGCCGTTCGCCAAGCCCCTCGGTTCAGAATCACCAGTGCCACTCTGTACTTCGAAAGCGGTCCAGCCCAAacctatacatacatatatacgtGTAGCTTATGAAATCGCAAGTTAGTGTTTGTGTGATAAGGTGACCGGAGGAGGATGGAGTAGTACCTCCCAATCGCCTTCCATTCGAACCTTTTTAGCTTGAACTCCTAGTTTGTCTGTTACAAGAATTTTATGTtatgttaaaaaattataaatatttgataTAATATGGAAAAATGCATCTAGCATCCATGCGAAATTCGAAAGaggataaaaatttaaatatgttgcTAAAATCCCCTTGTTCTTTGATGATTTGTGTATTTTTCGGAAGTTTCTATGATTTTTGACCCTTGAGAATAAGATATAGCTGTTGATGATTTGGTTATATACACACCTTGGTTGATGGCAATGGCCTCTTTATTGGCTATTATATCCAATATGTCTTTTGTTGTATTTCTCACATCACAACCGATAAGAAGAGGTGCCTGAAATGAgaacaaatcaagaaaaagaTGGGAATCTGaggaatttttattaaaatcagTATATgttattctttgcaagtaatgTGGGGAGACCTTGGAGATTGCCCACAAACTGAAATGAACTACGTATTCATCTTTGGTCATTCCTCCATTTCCAATCTCAAGCATGTCAGGATCTGCATTCATTTTACACAGAAAAATTTGGATATTTCGTAATAATCAGGACATGATCCACAACACGGGTTAGGGCCTAAATTCGGGAACGAAGTTGTAAGCTTTAATTTAGTTTCACCCCATGTACTCATTATACTAACCATTCCAGCCACCAGGCCTAGCATACTCAGCATAAACTTCATTCTGATCTGCTCTCGAAACCATGCTGTATAATAATcaataagattcaaaatcaCGGTTTTTAGATACAAAGATGATCTTGAACTGTTAAACTAcacaaaaaatgaattttttataCCTATCCCAGTTATCAGATATATCATTTGTAGTTCTCCAGCTGTTTCCTATCTTAAAACCCCATGTGGCCGGGTGCATATCTCCCCTGTTTATTTTAAGCACAAAAGTCGTCAACAATCGACAGAAAGTAGAACTCGtgtgataaatatttttttaatgtcacCATTCGCAAAGGGAAAAGAAGATAGGGCGTCCTGCGTTCATCAGAGCCTGGGTCATCACTGGATATCTTACATAAGAACAGAAAAGAAACAAAGAACTGAATTGGGAAGATGCAAAAGAATGTGAAAGATGACATCGAATTGAAATATTTAACTCTTATTACCGAACTAATGGCTTTGATCCATCGTTGTTACAATTGTCATACTTCAAATAATCAATGCCCTGCAGAATATAATAAACCAAGACTTTCTGTAGTGAAAAACAAGAACCAGAGATGGTTAATCAACAAGGCTACTCAAGATTAAATGTGTTTTCGATTATTTTTGAATCTGAATAGAGAAATCTCAGTCAAATATTATCATATGAATCGTAGTAATGAAAATTTAGATGCAAGGTGCAGTAAAGTGCATGGATTTTGTAGTGGCTAGGTGCAAAGTAAGGCATGACATGCGGCTCATTTAATATGTTAGAATCTGGTTAGTTCAATTGCCCTCGGCTCAGACGTGCGGACGGCCCAAAAACAACTGGCGCCGGGGATGTGACACACAAGCCTCAAATTATTTTGGTATGTCCGATCTCATCTGAAAATGAATGATTATCATCCTGCAATCATCTTATATTTATCATCTCCGCATTATAGACACACCTAAAGAGCACCCCGAGATTTTAAATAGGGGTTCACAGTTAAGGCTCAGGCTTCGTTTAAGGGCCAAGTCTTGCTAAGCTCGAGCCTAGGAGCACTTTTGGTGGGATTTTTTCAGTGCAGTTCTCACAAGTGGTTCCcaactgaaaaaaaaattattacccAAGAAGCAAAAGTTTTGGCATCTTGTTCCTCGTGGCCGAGTGAACCAGGCATTTTTTTGCTGCAAGTGAAATAGCTGCAAACGAGTGTAGATCACAGCATCACAACAACATTTATAATTCAGCACATTAAAACAATGCATGTATGTATTGTACGTATATAGCCAAGGTTACCCAGCATCTGAGTATATTCCCAACTTAAGTCCCTTTCCATGAACATAGTCAGCCAAAGCCTTCATCCCAGAAGGAAATGTGGATTTCTTAGGCACCAGATAACCCTGACAAatgattttcaagaaaattaataaagagacaaaggaaaaaaaatgcaTAATATAGAACCAATCTTTGCATGAAATGCTGTGAAATGTGAACCTTTTCGTCTCGAGAAATTTCGGCCCAGCAGTCATCTAACGGAAGTCCCCAAGTTTCTCGAGTTAGATAAATCAATGTGTAACATTGTATGCttgattaaaaaaatcaagaaaatttattattaGAAGATTGAAAAGTACCAATATTGACATATATGTATCCCAGCTTTGCAAGACCAGTGGAGACTAGAGCATCAGCTGGTAAAGAAAGAAagctcaaatttaaatattcctAAACAAAACAGAGAGAAACTGAAATTATAATGGGAACTAATTGAGAAATAGTTCCTAACCAGTGTCTCTTATCATTTTTTCATCAATCATGCAGTTGAAATGATTCCAACTATTCCAcctgaaaaaaattaatagaaaTATATTAATCATAGCAAAATCATTCAGTCACTAAAACtacttttttcaaaaaatatggcAAACTAGAAGTCACAGAGAGAAAAATTTCAGAAAAGATTTAAATACAGTAAAGCATCAACATTTAGCAATAAGCGTAGCGTTTTTCACTCCGCATATAGAAAAAGAATACTTGGTAGGAAGCTGTAAAAAAACTTATTGATTCAacagcaaaaaaaaaacaagaacaaaaacaaaaacgaGAAAAGACATAATTTTTACAGCTTCCCAACAAGAAAAAGTAAGAATCAAGAAAAACCCACATGAGATCTGTCAAAATAAGCCcaagaaaaacaacaatttACCCCATTGGAGGAGTTGATCCAAGGCCATTTGCAAGAAGATTCCTTCTGTTCTTGATTTCAGCATCATAAGTGGCAGTAGCAGCAGTAACGATCAGCAACAACCAAATTGTTGACACTGCAAGAAATGATGCCTCCATCTGTATATTATTATGCTTAAAAAAGTATTACAACAAGAATTTGGGTATTCAAATTTTATGCTCTACTACATATATAATAGTGGATAAGATTTTAAAGGTTTCAAATTTGGAGGAGATGAGGATCAATTAGCTTTAACTGAATGTCCCTTTATTCTCTCTGTGTAACTAATGCGTAACGATATTTAGGATTCTGAATTCAATAACATGATCTGTTTTTTGCTCTCTTTCATTTCAGCTCAAATCCACTTTGAAACTTTGTTCAAGATTACACTGGTCAAACATCAGTCAATAGATTTTGATACAGTAAAATATTAGCCATTCAATGTCAATTTTTATAACAATACGAAGAATTAACGTAATTGGAATAAAGAGATTCAtccaaaatataatttgattatcATTTACAATGATTATGAGTAATATTATTATAGAAAAAATAACCGAGGCTTTGTCGCTTTATTAAAAGTTATATAGTCAGTAATAacgataaaatttaaattttttaaataatataacaaCTCAAACACAATTTCTCGATTGTTTTATCaaacaaatataattattataacaaacaaaaaataattaaacattttCCAAGAgttaattcataattttttttccaagaATGCCCTTGAGCTCAAGTGAGGAAAACACGGGTGAAAAGATTAGAATACAAATGAAAGTTAAATAAAATGACTTGGATATAACCGTGTCATATGTGATATATTTCCTATTTCTTCTTTACATGAAGGTGGGACGATTTTTTTTATCTAACATGTGTTTGAACTCATTATCAATCCGatcgaaaaatatttatgtcatTATATCATTAGAAGTCCTTCCTCGTCGAATTTTTTCGAATCTATATTTATTTTCGATTAAAAGTATTTATATCACAGGATCATTATATATCGTATCTGCATTTCTTGGTAGAGAGATATAAATTCCTCTGCATGTGCTTGACTAAATGTGGAAGTTTGTGTCATAACCATCAATTTCTTATTGATTTCAAGATTAGAATATCatttatatatagatattttGATGCCAAGACAGAATATTCAAATATACCTAAGACAAAAGCTACCAACTTTGCTTCATTGATTGAATAAAAACTTTATTGGTGTGTTCCCCCTAAATGTATGACAATTGAATACGCatcttttataaaaataattaatgattttcttaacgtaaataattaatgattttgtGTACAATACTAAGAGTAGACATGGTTAACAGATTGAATCAATTCAGAATTGATCCAGATTTAGTTTGGTTTAATCCTGAACAAATTGGTTAAGAGTTGAATCAAATTTGACACAATAGTAAATCGGACTGAGTTGCTTCAAATTTGATCTGAGGACATTTTAATCTTGTCTGTTTGAATATGGTATCGGAACTAGTTCATGACTTATACCTAATATAATTTCCTTACTaatggtttttttaaaaattaatttcaatttGGTCTCAATCCGATTTAAATCAGATTAATTTGATTTCAGTTTTGGATTGAGTTAGACTTTCAATggattatttcataaaaaaatagtgAGTATTTATCAAAAATATTCTAGTGCTGCAAATGAGCAATTTAGTTTTGACATCTTAAGAAatctaatattaaaaaaaattaaaaaatctattAAGAAagcttaaattttttatattcaacccatattttattaaaaaatgattACATCTGATATTCACGGAAAATTTAGGATCTGATTCCAGCAAGtatcactagtccagacgcaggtttcgAAATtgccctgagcctgaaatcacgaataagaccgttagaaggagGCCAGGAGGGTGttccggcgtagcccctccgacgctcaagtcagatacTGATGATATAAGTGGacagcagctaagggtgctgttgaaaaataatatagtgaatgccTGAGTTATACACACGaacatgatatttataggagaatacccgGGCTCGTGATGAGCCTGTCTTCTATTTGGGCAAAGGATGGGTCAGGGGTAGTGGGCTCATCCATGGGATATCACCatgctgctgaaaaataatatagtgaatgccTTAGTTATACACccgaacctgatatttataggagaatacctgggcccatgatgggcctgtcttccatttgggctaagGATGGGCCAGTGGTAATGGtctcatccatggggtatcaccattCTCCCCTTCCCGAGTCGAATTGAATCGTAGGTTCGAAGTTCAATTAATTGCATTGTTCTCGATTTATAACATACGAGTTGTGCACTATTCCCCTGCTGCTCGTTAGTTACCAACAAATTGGAAGCAAATCAAATTGCAATCTTCTTATGAAAAGAAAGATTTGGTCTGTGCCTCCTCTATAAATAGGGGTCCCTTGCTCATTTTACTCTCACTTCTCCTACACAGAACTTTCTATGCGATTCACTCACTGATTCACCCACCTGCACTCCACCCTAGCTTTGCCCCAACGCCTGTCGCCCACGCCCTCCTACCTCGCCCAAGCAGCACGATTGCCTCACCCTCTTCCCCGCGCTCCTCGCCAGCCCAGAACAGCCTCGCCAGCGCGCCTTTTCCTTCCCATCATCATCGCCCCCCTTCCTCGCCCATTTCCTTGGCCCCCACTCATCGTTGCCCTCGTCAGTGCAcgtgatacgaatctgaccgagcgtggcgtgcaaatgat is part of the Primulina tabacum isolate GXHZ01 chromosome 18, ASM2559414v2, whole genome shotgun sequence genome and encodes:
- the LOC142533344 gene encoding alpha-galactosidase 1-like, yielding MEASFLAVSTIWLLLIVTAATATYDAEIKNRRNLLANGLGSTPPMGWNSWNHFNCMIDEKMIRDTADALVSTGLAKLGYIYVNIDDCWAEISRDEKGYLVPKKSTFPSGMKALADYVHGKGLKLGIYSDAGYFTCSKKMPGSLGHEEQDAKTFASWGIDYLKYDNCNNDGSKPLVRYPVMTQALMNAGRPIFFSLCEWGDMHPATWGFKIGNSWRTTNDISDNWDSMVSRADQNEVYAEYARPGGWNDPDMLEIGNGGMTKDEYVVHFSLWAISKAPLLIGCDVRNTTKDILDIIANKEAIAINQDKLGVQAKKVRMEGDWEVWAGPLSKYRVALVILNRGAWRTAITAHWDDIGIPVGSTVVARDVWEHKTLKTRFVGNLTATIDPHACKMYVLKPVS